From a single Brassica rapa cultivar Chiifu-401-42 chromosome A01, CAAS_Brap_v3.01, whole genome shotgun sequence genomic region:
- the LOC103834181 gene encoding protein mak16 isoform X4 has protein sequence MQKDEAIWHNIKYIHCCYMAKTETGIFCRNPYNVTSICSQSSCPLANSRYATIRDHDGVFYLYTKTIERAHTPKHLWERIKLPRNYEKALELIDKHLLYWPEMLQHMVKQRLTKLNQMRIRMRILALETREKIMSMPMPRREIKREARREEKTGIAAAIETKLLERLKNDVYYPDILNYLENNVQAEEEEEEEPEIEYVEGYGELEKEEEDMEDFYGFLFKESHLDDHGSEDEDGDDAAEQVVIHRKGRALKKSDDNGKSKEETKSSCC, from the exons ATGCAGAAAGATGAGGCTATATGGCACAATATCAAATACATACACTGCTGTTATATGGCCAA AACCGAAACCGGAATCTTCTGCAGAAACCCTTATAATGTAACTAGTATCTGCAGTCAAAGCTCTTGTCCTCTCGCCAACAGTCGCTATGCCACCATCCGTGACCACGATG GAGTGTTTTATTTGTATACGAAGACTATAGAGAGAGCTCACACGCCGAAGCACTTGTGGGAGAGAATTAAGCTGCCTAGAAACTATGAGAAGGCACTTGAACTCATTGATAAGCACTTG TTGTATTGGCCCGAGATGTTGCAGCACATGGTTAAACAAAGACTAACCAAATTGAATCAAATGCGTATTCGAATGAGAATACTTGCTCTCGAAACAAG GGAAAAGATAATGTCTATGCCTATGCCTAGGAGGGAAATAAAAAGAGAGGCGAGAAGAGAGGAAAAGACTGGAATAGCAGCG GCCATTGAAACCAAGTTGTTAGAACGTTTGAAGAATGATGTTTACTACCCTGACATACTCAATTACCTTGAAAACAATGTtcaagctgaagaagaagaggaagag GAGCCAGAGATTGAATATGTTGAAGGCTATGGTGAACtcgagaaagaagaagaagatatggaAGATTTTTATGGCTTCCTATTTAAGGAGTCTCACCTTGACGATCATG GCTCGGAAGATGAGGATGGTGATGACGCTGCGGAGCAAGTTGTGATTCATAGAAAAGGAAGAGCTTTAAAGAAGTCTGATGATAATGGAAAGTCTAAAGAAGAAACCAAGAGTAGTTGTTGTTGA
- the LOC103834181 gene encoding protein MAK16 homolog isoform X1, whose product MAQYQIHTLLLYGQVCLFFSPHSFVCLRFCLKFGFTCRTETGIFCRNPYNVTSICSQSSCPLANSRYATIRDHDGVFYLYTKTIERAHTPKHLWERIKLPRNYEKALELIDKHLLYWPEMLQHMVKQRLTKLNQMRIRMRILALETRSIYFVCSICYLIHTICLNFFLFLFFFWNQREKIMSMPMPRREIKREARREEKTGIAAAIETKLLERLKNDVYYPDILNYLENNVQAEEEEEEEPEIEYVEGYGELEKEEEDMEDFYGFLFKESHLDDHGSEDEDGDDAAEQVVIHRKGRALKKSDDNGKSKEETKSSCC is encoded by the exons ATGGCACAATATCAAATACATACACTGCTGTTATATGGCCAAGTATGTCTCTTTTTCTCTCCTCACTCTTTTGTCTGTCTCAGATTTTGTCTGAAATTTGGTTTTACTTGTAGAACCGAAACCGGAATCTTCTGCAGAAACCCTTATAATGTAACTAGTATCTGCAGTCAAAGCTCTTGTCCTCTCGCCAACAGTCGCTATGCCACCATCCGTGACCACGATG GAGTGTTTTATTTGTATACGAAGACTATAGAGAGAGCTCACACGCCGAAGCACTTGTGGGAGAGAATTAAGCTGCCTAGAAACTATGAGAAGGCACTTGAACTCATTGATAAGCACTTG TTGTATTGGCCCGAGATGTTGCAGCACATGGTTAAACAAAGACTAACCAAATTGAATCAAATGCGTATTCGAATGAGAATACTTGCTCTCGAAACAAGGTCAATTTATTTTGTGTGTTCGATATGTTATTTGATTCACACAATatgtcttaatttttttttgtttttgttttttttttggaatcaaAGGGAAAAGATAATGTCTATGCCTATGCCTAGGAGGGAAATAAAAAGAGAGGCGAGAAGAGAGGAAAAGACTGGAATAGCAGCG GCCATTGAAACCAAGTTGTTAGAACGTTTGAAGAATGATGTTTACTACCCTGACATACTCAATTACCTTGAAAACAATGTtcaagctgaagaagaagaggaagag GAGCCAGAGATTGAATATGTTGAAGGCTATGGTGAACtcgagaaagaagaagaagatatggaAGATTTTTATGGCTTCCTATTTAAGGAGTCTCACCTTGACGATCATG GCTCGGAAGATGAGGATGGTGATGACGCTGCGGAGCAAGTTGTGATTCATAGAAAAGGAAGAGCTTTAAAGAAGTCTGATGATAATGGAAAGTCTAAAGAAGAAACCAAGAGTAGTTGTTGTTGA
- the LOC103834129 gene encoding uncharacterized protein LOC103834129 — protein MKGINTPRKSQGRDLFYQTPTNCSDEEIQRNIQFLKKLQEADDKTLYRRYEGMMQRYLSGYITYIQLKRGLVLLLRRHRALIKEFRQLLSSPVRNNSEKENPKAELKRTVAFLHKIEALGESVYKAFMDALGFSGDKEILIEQLSEMLRGHESLKEEFQTFLIDNRLLKRKRDCVNVTPSYCFGPEVEKGSSSGPVLNGKYYSGGSYHAEDSVEKNSEACRVEKMNRFQDMLLHDLDSFIEFGKVPKDDLRNKKARDKRPQVGLSRVLEWLCNGKKVPPEF, from the coding sequence ATGAAAGGTATCAATACACCACGAAAAAGTCAGGGGAGAGACTTGTTTTATCAAACTCCGACTAATTGTTCGGATGAAGAGATTCAACGAAACATCCAGTTCTTGAAGAAACTGCAAGAGGCAGATGATAAAACACTCTACCGTCGATACGAAGGTATGATGCAGCGTTATCTATCTGGCTATATAACCTACATCCAACTCAAACGCGGACTGGTTCTCCTTCTCCGTAGACACAGAGCTTTGATCAAAGAGTTTCGTCAGCTTTTATCTTCTCCTGTAAGAAACAACTCCGAGAAAGAGAACCCAAAAGCCGAATTGAAACGCACGGTTGCGTTCTTGCACAAGATCGAAGCGTTGGGAGAGAGTGTTTACAAGGCTTTTATGGATGCGTTAGGGTTCAGTGGTGATAAAGAGATTCTGATTGAACAACTCAGCGAAATGTTGCGCGGTCATGAATCTCTAAAAGAGGAGTTTCAAACGTTCTTGATCGATAACCGTTTACTCAAACGCAAACGCGATTGCGTGAATGTCACGCCATCGTATTGCTTTGGACCTGAAGTTGAAAAGGGATCTTCCTCTGGTCCGGTTTTAAACGGGAAATACTACTCTGGAGGTTCATATCATGCGGAGGactcagtggagaagaacagtGAGGCTTGTCGCGTCGAGAAAATGAACAGGTTCCAGGACATGTTATTGCATGACCTAGATTCGTTTATTGAGTTTGGGAAGGTCCCGAAGGATGACTTGAGAAACAAGAAAGCTCGTGATAAGCGGCCGCAGGTAGGATTGAGTAGAGTCTTAGAATGGTTATGCAACGGTAAGAAGGTTCCACCAGAATTTTAA
- the LOC103834171 gene encoding guanine nucleotide-binding protein subunit gamma 2: MEVGSSNSSGQQLSGRVVDTRGKHRIHAQLNRLQQEARFLEEELEQLEKMDKASASCKEFLDSVDSKPDPLLPLTIGPVNATWDQWFERPKEAKRCGCFIL; the protein is encoded by the exons ATGGAAGTGGGTAGCTCGAATTCGTCGGGTCAGCAGCTATCGGGGCGGGTCGTTGATACAAGAGGCAAACACAGGATCCATGCCCAACTCAATAGGCTCCAACAAGAAGCTCGCTTCTTAGAG GAAGAGCTGGAGCAGCTTGAAAAGATGGACAAAGCCTCAGCTTCTTGCAAAGA GTTCTTAGACAGTGTTGACAGCAAACCAGATCCTCTTCTTCCCCT AACAATAGGGCCAGTGAACGCGACATGGGATCAATGGTTCGAACGTCCCAAAGAAGCAAAACGATGTGGATGCTTCATTCTCTAA
- the LOC103834181 gene encoding protein MAK16 homolog isoform X3 — MAQYQIHTLLLYGQVCLFFSPHSFVCLRFCLKFGFTCRTETGIFCRNPYNVTSICSQSSCPLANSRYATIRDHDGVFYLYTKTIERAHTPKHLWERIKLPRNYEKALELIDKHLLYWPEMLQHMVKQRLTKLNQMRIRMRILALETREKIMSMPMPRREIKREARREEKTGIAAAIETKLLERLKNDVYYPDILNYLENNVQAEEEEEEEPEIEYVEGYGELEKEEEDMEDFYGFLFKESHLDDHGSEDEDGDDAAEQVVIHRKGRALKKSDDNGKSKEETKSSCC; from the exons ATGGCACAATATCAAATACATACACTGCTGTTATATGGCCAAGTATGTCTCTTTTTCTCTCCTCACTCTTTTGTCTGTCTCAGATTTTGTCTGAAATTTGGTTTTACTTGTAGAACCGAAACCGGAATCTTCTGCAGAAACCCTTATAATGTAACTAGTATCTGCAGTCAAAGCTCTTGTCCTCTCGCCAACAGTCGCTATGCCACCATCCGTGACCACGATG GAGTGTTTTATTTGTATACGAAGACTATAGAGAGAGCTCACACGCCGAAGCACTTGTGGGAGAGAATTAAGCTGCCTAGAAACTATGAGAAGGCACTTGAACTCATTGATAAGCACTTG TTGTATTGGCCCGAGATGTTGCAGCACATGGTTAAACAAAGACTAACCAAATTGAATCAAATGCGTATTCGAATGAGAATACTTGCTCTCGAAACAAG GGAAAAGATAATGTCTATGCCTATGCCTAGGAGGGAAATAAAAAGAGAGGCGAGAAGAGAGGAAAAGACTGGAATAGCAGCG GCCATTGAAACCAAGTTGTTAGAACGTTTGAAGAATGATGTTTACTACCCTGACATACTCAATTACCTTGAAAACAATGTtcaagctgaagaagaagaggaagag GAGCCAGAGATTGAATATGTTGAAGGCTATGGTGAACtcgagaaagaagaagaagatatggaAGATTTTTATGGCTTCCTATTTAAGGAGTCTCACCTTGACGATCATG GCTCGGAAGATGAGGATGGTGATGACGCTGCGGAGCAAGTTGTGATTCATAGAAAAGGAAGAGCTTTAAAGAAGTCTGATGATAATGGAAAGTCTAAAGAAGAAACCAAGAGTAGTTGTTGTTGA
- the LOC103834139 gene encoding plastidial pyruvate kinase 1, chloroplastic has product MSHSIQFSTPSRTLHLPPTRLHPPLSSFSFRQFPLTSTFKHTSLRASSSPSPDSSSSSSLLHSPNGTPAVKPEERSSGIDVDTVTEAELKENGFRSTRRTKLICTIGPATCGFEQLSALAEGGMNVARLNMCHGTRDWHRDVIRSVRRLNEEKGFAVAIMMDTEGSEIHMGDLGGEASAKAEDGEVWTFTVRAFDASRPERTISVSYDGFAEDVRVGDELLVDGGMVRFDVIEKIGPDVKCLCTDPGLLLPRANLTFWRDGSLVRERNAMLPTISSKDWLDIDFGIAEGVDFIAVSFVKSAEVINHLKSYLAARPGGGDIGVIAKIESIDSLTNLEEIILASDGAMVARGDLGAQIPLEQVPAAQQRIVKVCRELNKPVIVASQLLESMIEYPTPTRAEVADVSEAVRQRSDALMLSGESAMGQFPDKALTVLRSVSLRIERWWREEKRYEATPLQAISSASSDKISEEICNSASKMANNLGVDAVFVYTKNGHMASLVSRCRPDCPIFAFTNTTSVRRRLNLQWGLIPFRLSFSEDMESNLNKTFSLLKSRGMIKSGDLVIAVSDMLQSIQVMNVP; this is encoded by the exons ATGTCTCACTCTATCCAATTCTCAACTCCTTCACGCACTCTCCACCTCCCTCCCACTCGTCTCCACCCTCctctctcttccttctccttcCGCCAATTCCCTCTCACCTCCACCTTCAAGCACACCTCACTCCGAGCTTCCTCCTCTCCCTCTCCcgattcctcctcctcctcgtcgCTTCTTCACTCTCCCAACGGCACTCCCGCCGTCAAACCAGAGGAGCGATCCTCCGGGATAGACGTCGATACAGTTACCGAAGCGGAGCTTAAAGAGAACGGATTCAGAAGCACGAGGAGGACCAAGCTGATCTGCACCATCGGGCCCGCCACGTGCGGGTTCGAGCAGTTGTCAGCGCTCGCGGAGGGAGGCATGAACGTGGCGAGGCTCAACATGTGTCACGGGACTCGCGACTGGCACCGTGATGTTATCCGCAGCGTTAGGAGGCTTAACGAGGAGAAAGGATTCGCTGTTGCGATCATGATGGACACTGAAGGTAGTGAGATTCACATGGGAGATCTCGGCGGCGAGGCCTCGGCTAAAGCAGag GATGGTGAGGTTTGGACGTTTACCGTTAGAGCTTTTGATGCTTCTCGTCCTGAACGTACCATTAGTGTCAGCTATGATGGTTTCGCTGAAG ATGTAAGAGTTGGCGATGAGCTTCTTGTTGATGGTGGGATGGTTAGATTTGATGTGATTGAGAAGATTGGTCCTGATGTCAAGTGTCTATGTACCGACCCTGGACTGTTGCTTCCTCGAGCTAACTTGACTTTCTGGAGAGATGGGAGTCTTGTTCGTGAGCGTAACGCTATGCTTCCAACCATTTCCTCCAAG GACTGGTTGGATATTGATTTTGGGATTGCTGAAGGTGTGGACTTCATTGCTGTATCCTTTGTCAAGTCTGCTGAAGTAATTAATCATCTTAAAAGTTATCTTGCTGCTCGTCCCGGTGGAGG GGACATAGGAGTGATTGCAAAGATCGAGAGTATCGACTCCCTGACAAACTTGGAAGAAATCATCCTAGCATCAGATGGAGCCATGGTCGCAAGAGGTGATCTGGGAGCTCAGATACCTCTTGAGCAAGTTCCAGCGGCTCAACAGAGAATCGTCAAAGTCTGCAGAGAGCTTAACAAACCCGTCATTGTCGCCTCACAGCTACTCGAGTCCATGATTGAGTACCCAACTCCAACCAGAGCAGAAGTAGCCGACGTTTCCGAAGCAGTAAGGCAGAGATCAGACGCGTTGATGCTCTCTGGAGAATCAGCTATGGGTCAGTTCCCGGACAAGGCTCTCACGGTTCTTAGGAGTGTCAGTCTGAGAATCGAAAGATGGTGGAGGGAAGAGAAACGCTACGAGGCTACACCACTTCAAGCCATAAGCTCTGCTTCTTCAGACAAAATCTCTGAAGAAATCTGCAACTCTGCTTCTAAAATGG CTAACAATCTTGGAGTGGACGCGGTCTTCGTGTACACAAAGAACGGACACATGGCGTCTCTAGTCTCCCGGTGCCGCCCTGACTGCCCGATCTTTGCTTTTACGAACACAACCTCGGTGAGAAGACGCTTAAACCTACAATGGGGACTGATCCCATTCCGTCTAAGCTTCTCAGAGGACATGGAGAGCAACTTGAACAAAACATTCTCTTTACTGAAATCAAGAGGTATGATCAAATCTGGTGACCTCGTGATCGCTGTCTCTGACATGCTGCAATCCATCCAGGTCATGAACGTTCCCTAG
- the LOC103834181 gene encoding protein mak16 isoform X2 yields MQKDEAIWHNIKYIHCCYMAKTETGIFCRNPYNVTSICSQSSCPLANSRYATIRDHDGVFYLYTKTIERAHTPKHLWERIKLPRNYEKALELIDKHLLYWPEMLQHMVKQRLTKLNQMRIRMRILALETRSIYFVCSICYLIHTICLNFFLFLFFFWNQREKIMSMPMPRREIKREARREEKTGIAAAIETKLLERLKNDVYYPDILNYLENNVQAEEEEEEEPEIEYVEGYGELEKEEEDMEDFYGFLFKESHLDDHGSEDEDGDDAAEQVVIHRKGRALKKSDDNGKSKEETKSSCC; encoded by the exons ATGCAGAAAGATGAGGCTATATGGCACAATATCAAATACATACACTGCTGTTATATGGCCAA AACCGAAACCGGAATCTTCTGCAGAAACCCTTATAATGTAACTAGTATCTGCAGTCAAAGCTCTTGTCCTCTCGCCAACAGTCGCTATGCCACCATCCGTGACCACGATG GAGTGTTTTATTTGTATACGAAGACTATAGAGAGAGCTCACACGCCGAAGCACTTGTGGGAGAGAATTAAGCTGCCTAGAAACTATGAGAAGGCACTTGAACTCATTGATAAGCACTTG TTGTATTGGCCCGAGATGTTGCAGCACATGGTTAAACAAAGACTAACCAAATTGAATCAAATGCGTATTCGAATGAGAATACTTGCTCTCGAAACAAGGTCAATTTATTTTGTGTGTTCGATATGTTATTTGATTCACACAATatgtcttaatttttttttgtttttgttttttttttggaatcaaAGGGAAAAGATAATGTCTATGCCTATGCCTAGGAGGGAAATAAAAAGAGAGGCGAGAAGAGAGGAAAAGACTGGAATAGCAGCG GCCATTGAAACCAAGTTGTTAGAACGTTTGAAGAATGATGTTTACTACCCTGACATACTCAATTACCTTGAAAACAATGTtcaagctgaagaagaagaggaagag GAGCCAGAGATTGAATATGTTGAAGGCTATGGTGAACtcgagaaagaagaagaagatatggaAGATTTTTATGGCTTCCTATTTAAGGAGTCTCACCTTGACGATCATG GCTCGGAAGATGAGGATGGTGATGACGCTGCGGAGCAAGTTGTGATTCATAGAAAAGGAAGAGCTTTAAAGAAGTCTGATGATAATGGAAAGTCTAAAGAAGAAACCAAGAGTAGTTGTTGTTGA
- the LOC103834190 gene encoding uncharacterized protein LOC103834190 yields the protein MASRLGVSLRAALTAPHAPHFDDGTRRHSSSIFTNRRNRTGSRTLRVSNDGPESYLDMWKNAVDREKKEKAFEKIAENVASDGEDGDLNKKSDEFQKILEVSVEERDRIQRMQVVDRAAAAISAAKAILASNNSGDGNDGFQDEEKSGNDAKSKGMWSRTVYVPRSETSGSETPGPDFWSWTPPEMSSNASMDLQPKPSEFPTLSNPVLEKEPSSDSLSIPYESMLSTERHSFVIPPFESLIEVKKETETETKSISSEHDLDAVSSANAEEAARVLDGLDDSSSSGVSQDGLKWWKQTGVEKRPDGVVCRWTMIRGVTADGVVEWQDKYWEASDDFGFKELGSEKSGRDAAGNVWREFWREAMMQENGVVHMEKTADKWGKSGQGDEWQEKWFEHYDATGKSEKWAHKWCSLDRNTPLDVGHAHVWHERWGEKYDGQGGSTKYTDKWAERWVGDGWDKWGDKWDENFNPSAQGVKQGETWWEGKHGDRWNRSWGEGHNGSGWVHKYGKSSSGEHWDTHEQQETWYERFPHFGFFHCFDNSVQLRAVRKPSDLENDGEKQ from the exons ATGGCTTCGCGTCTTGGAGTCTCCCTACGCGCCGCCTTGACCGCACCTCACGCCCCTCACTTCGACGACGGAACACGCCGTCACTCCTCGTCAATTTTCACGAACCGGAGGAATCGAACCGGATCGAGGACGCTTAGGGTTTCGAATGACGGGCCCGAATCGTACCTCGACATGTGGAAAAACGCCGTCGATCgcgagaagaaggagaaggccTTCGAGAAGATAGCCGAGAATGTAGCTTCCGACGGCGAGGACGGAGATTTAAACAAGAAGAGCGACGAGTTCCAGAAGATCCTGGAAGTCTCCGTCGAGGAGAGGGATCGGATTCAGCGGATGCAGGTGGTGGATCGCGCCGCCGCGGCTATCTCCGCCGCGAAAGCGATTCTCGCCTCTAACAATTCAGGCGACGGCAATGATGGGTTTCAAGACGAGGAGAAGAGCGGCAATGATGCTAAGTCCAAAG GGATGTGGAGCAGAACAGTGTATGTCCCTCGGTCGGAAACTTCTGGTTCCGAGACACCAGGACCTGACTTTTGGTCTTGGACACCTCCTGAGATGAGTTCCAATGCGAGTATGGACTTGCAACCTAAGCCTTCTGAGTTTCCGACCTTGTCAAATCCTGTACTGGAGAAAGAACCTTCATCGGATTCTCTTTCCATACCTTACGAGAGTATGCTCTCCACCGAAAGACATAGCTTTGTTATCCCTCCTTTTGAGTCTCTGATCGAGGTTAAAAAAGAGACAGAGACAGAGACAAAGTCCATATCGTCGGAACATGACCTTGATGCCGTTTCTTCAGCAAATGCGGAGGAAGCGGCTCGTGTTCTTGATGGTTTGGATGATTCTTCGTCGTCTGGAGTTAGCCAAGACGGGTTGAAGTGGTGGAAGCAGACGGGTGTTGAGAAAAGGCCTGATGGTGTGGTTTGCAGGTGGACTATGATACGTGGTGTGACTGCTGATGGTGTTGTTGAGTGGCAGGACAAGTACTGGGAGGCTTCTGATGACTTTGGGTTTAAGGAGCTTGGTTCTGAGAAATCAGGACGTGATGCTGCTGGAAACGTGTGGCGTGAGTTCTGGAGAGAGGCGATGATGCAG GAGAACGGTGTTGTGCATATGGAGAAAACTGCAGACAAATGGGGAAAGAGTGGACAAGGAGATGAATGGCAAGAGAAGTGGTTTGAGCATTACGATGCTACCGGCAAATCAGAAAAATGGGCTCACAAATGGTGCAGCCTTGACCGTAACACACCACTTGATGTTGGCCACGCTCATGTCTGGCATGAGAG GTGGGGAGAGAAGTATGACGGGCAAGGCGGAAGCACAAAGTACACCGACAAGTGGGCGGAGAGGTGGGTAGGGGATGGTTGGGACAAGTGGGGAGACAAATGGGACGAGAACTTTAACCCGAGCGCTCAAGGAGTGAAGCAAGGTGAGACTTGGTGGGAAGGGAAGCATGGTGACCGCTGGAACCGGAGCTGGGGTGAAGGACATAACGGTTCGGGTTGGGTACACAAATACGGGAAAAGCAGTAGTGGAGAACACTGGGACACACATGAGCAACAAGAGACTTGGTATGAGAGGTTCCCTCACTTTGGTTTCTTCCACTGTTTTGACAACTCTGTTCAGCTCCGAGCTGTTCGGAAGCCTTCTGATTTAGAAAATGATGGAGAAAagcaataa